The nucleotide sequence CCGCGCCAGTTGCGTATACGTTCGTTGCCGCTCCATAAAATGTCTGTCACAGACCGCGCCATGCCTTCGATTAAATCAAGCTGCGTTTTAAATAACACCCAGACGCTCATGATCGCTAAGATAATCGTTAATGCCGCGCCCCCTCGCGCCGACATGGCATAGGCGAGTTCGGCAGCAACCGCCAGTCCGCGAATCTCTTTTCCGGGTTGAATCGCCGAGGTGTACAAAATCGCCGGAAGTCCCATGCCTAAAATCGCGCCGATAAAAAAGACGCTCCACTGGTCGATGCTGATGATGCGCCACCAGCCGCGCCATTTGCTTAAACTCTCTTGGTTGATGTCGAACACCGAACCAGTGTGCGCGAGTTTGACTTGCTGTCCGCCGACTGCCGCTGGAATAAAACCTACGACTTTGCCCATTCCGTAACCTTTATCGCGCGCATAATTCGAGAGCATCAAATTGCCGACACCCCCCATTCCCGAATAGGCTGCAAATGCGCCAATCAAAAACCAGTCAGCCCCCGCGGGAAAGAGAGAAAAACTTTTGCTCTCTAAATCGAAAGCGAAAAATCCCGCCGCTGCGCCCAGCCATTTGCTCGAACTGCCGTATAAAACGCAAAGCACGATGAGCGTTCCCAGTATGCAGACAATCAATGTCCAGTTGAGAATTTCCAAAGTTCGTTCAATGCGTTTGCCACTGAAAACCAGAATGGCGACGCAGACTAAAAATGTAGCCACGCTAATCAGGTAGACGGTATTTGAATCCGAGGCTTCTGCCATGCGCCCGGCAAACAGAAAAAAGATTGCGCCCGCTGCAGACCCCGCCCAGGCGGGCCAGCCGACCTGAAAAAACGACAGCACCGCATAAAACCACGCCCAGAAGGTTGAACTCGGGCGGGTGCGCATAAACCCTGTAATCACCGGCTCGCCGGTGTAGAGCGCATAGCGCATGACTTCGGTGTTGAAGATGGTTTGTAAAACGATGGCAACCCCTGTGACCCACAACAGCGTCAGTCCGTACTTGACGAACGCCGCAGGTCCCAACAGCCATTCGCCGCTGCCGATGGACGCGCCGAGAATAATTGCGCCAGGCCCGATGACGCCGAGGATTTTTATACCGGCAGTGTTCGGTGGTGCGGGGAGTTCGGCTTTTTTCCAGGGGTCGAGACCGGATTGCGCTTCGATGCCGGTTGAGTGGTCAGTTGATACAGGTTTGCCAGATGTTTCGGTTGCCAATGTTTTCGCTCCTGATTTCGGTATGTGCAGGCGCGAAGCATAAAAACGAAAAGCGGAAAATGCAAATGATTTACAGGCGTCTCAGAAAAGATTCGGGATTATTTAAAAATGCCCGCGTCAGAGTGACGTGTTCGAGGTCATCGTAAGCCACTGCTTTTATCGGTTGATGATCGAAACTGTAAATCGTCGCCTGTGGGTATGCCATCAGAATTGGCGAGTGGGTAGCGATAATAAATTGCGCATCTTCGGCGACCATCTCTTTGAGCATCGCTAAGAATGAGAGTTGTCTGAGCGGTGAAAGCGGGGCTTCGGGTTCATCCAGCAAATAGAGTCCACCGGCAACGAATCGCGCCTGAAACAATTTTAGAAATGATTCGCCGTGTGAATTGGCATCGAGGTTTTCGCCGTACTTTTCTATCAAGGCGCGTTTTTGACTGAGCGCCGAACCTTTCGCCAATCCAAGCGCATAGCCGGTGAATTTCTGCTTATACGCTTCGGCGAGTTCGTCCATCTCTTCCATCAGATGGGACACCCGTTTGGCAAAGCCGAAAAAATCTTCGGCGCGCAAAAAGAAGCCGCGATGATTGCGCGTGCGCCAGGCGAACTTCAACTCTTTGCCGAGTCGTCTGGCTCCCGATAAGGTTTTGTCGCGCCCGACATCTTCTGCGCCGACCGTGACCGCGTTGACGCCGGCGGCAATCGCTTCCATCAACGTCGATTTGCCGGAGCCGTTTTCGCCGACAAAAAAGGTGACAGGTGAATCAAACGACAGTTCCGTGAAGTTTTTCACCAGCGGCAAATTGAGCGGATAAACCGGCGAATTTCGCGGTTTGGTTTTTAGCTTGACGCTCAGTAATTGAATCATAAAATCCGCCTCTTTGAGGCGCGTCAAAAAGCATTATACACGCTCACCAAATAGAGCGAATCGTAGCGGCGAGAAAATGCAAAAAATGCCGATTTTTATTGATGATTTTATGCACTTTACTTTGTCAAAAAAGCTCCCGTCAGGTAGAATTATTTTTGCTTAAAAAACGAAGAAACATCCCGAAACAATACCCGAATTTTTTCGTCGAGGATGAAGAAAAAAACTCATATTTACCCCACAATTTGTACCCTTGTTCCGGGTTTTGTGTGAAGGCGCAAAACCACAGCAGAAGCTTTTATAAAGAAGAGGAGAACGAATGACTGAAGTAATTCAGAGGATTCCCGTAAATATTGAAGAAGAGATGAAGCGTAGCTATCTGGACTACGCCATGAGCGTCATCATCGGTCGCGCCTTGCCCGATGCCCGCGACGGGTTAAAGCCCGTACATCGGCGCATTCTTTATTCAATGCACGAGCAGGGACTCGGACCCGGCAAGGCTTACAAAAAATCGGCGACGGTCGTCGGCGATGTGCTCGGTAAATATCACCCGCACGGCGATAGCGCGGTCTATGATGCAATGGTCAGAATGGCACAGGATTTTTCCCTGCGCTATATGCTGGTTGACGGACAAGGCAACTTTGGTTGCTTCACCGGTGATACCAAAATCAAATTGCTTGACGGAACCGAGCGCACTTTTGAAGAGTTGTCACAATTACCACCTGATGAGATTTTCTATGTATACTCCGTAGATTCTGCGAAACGCATAGTCGTTGGTGAAGGCAAACATTCCCGAATTACCCGCCGTAACGCTGAGTTGGTGGAATTGACTTTTGATGATGGCTCAACGGTGCGCTGCACCCCTGATCATCGTTTTATGTTGCGTGACGGCACTTGGAAACAAGCGCAACACCTTACCATAGAGGACAGTTTGATGGTTGGTTATTTTGACACTGCACCAGTCAATCAGGAAACGAATGACTATTTGCGAGTTAAGCAACCGACTACAGGTGAATTTGTATTCATTCATAGGTTGGCTGATGAATACAACCGGAAAAAAGGATTGACCGAAAAGTTTAACAGTGCGTTTGTGCGTCATCATAAAAACGGCAAACGCTTTGATAACCGCCCATCCAATATTGAGCGTATGACTTGGCTTGAACATTTACATTTGCACGCTAAGCAAATTCGCATGCTCTGGGAAACGCAAGAATTCAGAGAGGCACAAAAGAAAGGTGTTCAAGATTATTATGCGAAACATCCGGAAGTCAGAGAAATCCGTCGCCAAAGAATGATTGCTCAAAATAAGAGTGAAAAGTTTCGAGAGGAAAATGGCAAGCGGGTTTCTAAAACTCTACGCGAAAAGCATAAATTGAATCCTGAAATCGCCAAACGACGAGGCGAGTATCTGCGTCAACTGTGGCAAGATGCAGATTATCGCGCCAAGATGAGTAAGGCTTTGAAAGGCATTGAAAAGCGTCCCCTAACAAGTGTGCAGAAAAGAAAGATTAGCAAAATTATTTCAGAAAAGAGTCGCTTAATGTGGAATGATGAAGGAATGCGCAAATTCATAACTCAGTCCATTATTAAGTCATTAAGCGATCCTAAAGTGCGAAAGAAATTGAGTGAGCATAGTCGTCGTTTATGGCAAGACCCCTCATATCGTGCCAAATACGCACAAGACCATCACAAAAAGATGGCAATGGCTTTGTGGGCTAAACCCGAAACTCGACCCTTGCATCGTGAAAAAATATTACGACAATGGCAAGACCCAAATTTCAAAGCCGCACACCTAAAAGGACGCAAAAAATATTTTGCTCGAAGAATAAAAGAAAACCCACAGTGCATGGCTCAGCTTACAGAGAGAGCTAAAATCGCGCTTACTCAAAAGTGGAAAGATGAAAACTACAAGAAAAAAGTCATGCGAACAAAAATCGTAGGCTATGCCTCACGATTGATTGCAGAATTTGGAAAATCACAATTGACACCTGAGTGTTATGATGCCCATCGAAACGCACAATGGATTCCGAACAGCAATAAGGTTTTGAGTTACTTTCAGAGTTTTGAGGAATTGATTACGGTTGCATCAACACATAATCACCGCGTTGTGAGTATGCGTTGGCTGGATGAAAAAGTTGATGTTTATGACATTACCGTAAACGAACATCACAACTTCATGCTTGCCAACGGTTGCATTGTTCATAATTCTGTGGATGGCGACAATGCGGCGGCTTATCGTTACACCGAAGCGCGACTGACACGCATCGCTACGGAACTGCTTGCCGACATTGATAAAGACACGGTCGATTTCGTCCCCAATTATGATGAATCGCGAGAAGAACCGACGGTGCTGCCGGCGCGTTACCCCAATCTTTTAGTCAATGGTTCGGGCGGCATCGCTGTCGGGATGGCGACCAACATTCCGCCACACAATTTGAGTGAAATCATCGAGGCGACGATCTACCTGATTCAAAATCCCAATGCGCGACTTTCGACCTTGATGAATTATGTGCCGGGGCCGGATTTTCCGACCGGCGGATTTATCTATGGTCGCGAAGGCATCAAGAATGCCTACGAAACCGGACGCGGTTCAATCGTCATGCGCGCTAAAGTCGCTATTGACCGTGGGGGGCGGTCGGGCGAACGCATCGCCATCGTCGTCACCGCGATTCCTTATCAGGTCAATAAATCGAAACTCATCGAACGCATTGCCGAACTCATCAACGAAAAGCGCATCGAAGGCATCGCCGATTTGCGCGATGAATCCGACCGCGAAGGCATGCGCATCGTGATGGAACTCAAACGTGATGCTATCCCCGACATTGTGTTGAACAATCTTTACAAACTCACGCCCATGCAACAGTCGTTTGGCATGATCAATCTCGCCATCGTCAACGGTCAGCCGCGTGAGTTGAACCTGGTTGACACGCTCAACATTTTCATTGAACACCGTCGCGATGTGGTGTTGCGACGCACCCGTTATGAACTGCGCAAAGCTGAAGCGCGCGCCCATATCCTCGAAGGCTTAAAGAAAGCCTTAGACCATCTCGACGCCGTGATTTCGCTGATTCGCAAATCGAAGACCAGTGTTGAAGCTCGCGAAGGCTTGATGGCGAAATTTCAATTTTCTGAGATTCAGGCAAAAGCCATTCTCGAAATGCAGTTGCAAAGACTCACAGGGCTTGAACGCCAGAAGCTTGAGGATGAATACAAAGAGGTCATTCAACGCATCGCCGAATTGCAGGAAATCATTTCCAACGAATCGGTGCTGCGCAATGTGATTGTCAAAGAATTGCGCGAAGTGCAACACGCCTATGGTGATCAACGCCGCACCGAAATTATCGAAGCGGGCGCGGAACTCACCATCGAAGATTTGATTGCCGATGAAGATATGGCAATCACGGTGACGCATTCCGGTTACATCAAACGCACGCCGGTATCTGTGTATCGCGCCCAACGTCGCGGTGGAACCGGCAGACGCGGCGCGTCGCTTAAAACCGAAGATGTGGTTGATCACATCTTTGTCGCCTCTGCGCACAGCTACGTCATGATATTCACCAACAAAGGCAAAGTGCATCGCCTGAAAGTCCATGAAATTCCTGATGCGGCGGCAGCCGGGCGCGGCAAAGCGATTGTCAATCTCGTCAACATTCCCAAAGAAGAGAAATTCGCCGGGATTTTAGCAGTCCGTGATTTTGAAGAAGGTCAGTTTGTGGTGATGGTGACGCGCAAAGGCACGATTAAAAAGACCGAGCTTTCCGAATTTGCCAACATTCGCGGCTCAGGCATTATTGCGATGGGCGTCGATGATGATGATGAACTCCTGGCGGTTGAACTCACTGACGGCACCAAGAAAATTTTCATTGCCACGCGCGAAGGCATGGCAATCTGTTTTGAAGAAACCGATGTGCGTTCGATGGGCAGACCGGCTTACGGGGTGCGCGGCATTACGCTTGGCAAAGGCGATTATGTCATCAACGTTGCGGCGGTCAGTGAAGGCGTGGAAATTCTTTCGATTTCAGAAAACGGTTTCGGCAAACGTACAGCAATTGATGAATACCGTTTCCAATCGCGCGGCGGCAAAGGCGTCATCAACATGAAGACTTCGGAACGCAACGGCATGGTAGTCGCTTCGATGCCGGTAAACGATGAGAGTCAGGTGTTGATTATCACCGAGCAAGGCAAACTGATTCGCGTCGAAGCCAAAGGCATTCGCGTGTCGGGTCGTTCAACTCAGGGGGTGAAATTGATTGACACCTCTGACGGTGACAAAGTTTCTGCGGCGTCGCTCATTGAACAACAGGTCGAGGTGACCGAAACCAATGGCGTGAGTTGATATTTATAAAGACAGCGTAACTGTAGGGGCAAGTGAGTACACTTACTGTCCAAAGCCCGAATCGGTGACAACCGATGAAATTTATTTTGCGTTAGTGGCGCGCAGTATTTAGTAATCATTGTTTTGCGGCTGTGCCGCTTTGATGTGCGGAAAGTCTCTGACTTTCCGCGCCGCCTTGCCACTCAACGCTTGCGGCTGTGCCGCCAATTTGGAGCGTAGCCCCGAACCGTTGGCAAAGGGTCTCGGCGGGGCAAAGCCCGCGTCGCACAGCAAAGCGGCACAGCCGCCAGCAGCTTGAGCGCCTGTCATTGCACGCCGGTATCGCAAAATCCGGGCAGGTATGAGACCTGCCTCTACTTTATATTTGATTGGTTTAGAGCCGTAAAAATGGATTTGCAGCAAATAGAGATTCAGGAAATAAAAATTCGCGATTTGTTAAAAAGTAAAAAGACCCTCTTGGTTATCACGCTTCTTCTTACCTTGATCTTTTCATCATCCCTATTTTTAACTTCGTGCAAACGCGGCATCGAAGAGTCGTTGAAACGCGCCAATAAAGCCTGGGATGCGGAAGATTATGAAACGGCGGTCGAAGAATATGAACGCTACCTGGCGGCTTATCCCACCGGTGAACCCGCGCAGGATGCCCGGTTTCAACTCGCCAATATTTATTATTTTCATTTGAAGCGATACGAACAGGCGCGCGCCCACTATGTCGAATTCATCAATCAATCGCCTTCGCATCCCAATGTTTTTGCCGCCCGTGAGAGACTTGCGGAAGTGCTCAGTGAGTTGGGGCGCTCCTATGAAGCGATTGCCGAATATGAAAATCTCAATCTGCCTGACCCCGATGAGCGTCGCCGCATTCGCCTGCGCATCGCCGATTTGTATTACGACCATAAAAACTACAGTCAGGCACTCACCGAATATGAAAAGGTCGTGAGTCGTGCCGATTATGATTTGATGACCGAACAGGCGCTCTTGCGTGAAGCGTCGATTTATCATTTAACCCGCAGTCAACCCAAACTCGCCTTGCCGGTCTATCAGAGACTCGCTACAGAAAGCGCCGATGAGAAAGTGAAACTGCGCGCCACTTACGGCGTTGCCGATTGTTATGCGGAGCTGTTTGAAATTGAAAATGCCGTGAAAACCTTGCGTTCGATTGAACTACCCGCCGAACAAGCCTACATCAACAAACGCATCAGTGAACTTGAAGGTCGTAAGCGCGAAGCCTCGCAGGCGCGTGAAGCGGTTCAAAAAGCCGGACCACAAGGCAGCGGCGAACAGTAAGAAGAAAAAAGGCAAAAGGCAAAAGTTAAAAGGCAAAAGTCAAAATACTTTGGACTAAAATTTTCTACGCTTGTTATTACCTCGAAATCTCATTTACGGTTTTCATTTTTGCTTTTTGCCTTTTGCCTTTTAACTTTTGCCCTCCGCCTCTGGCGGCTCGCCTTCGACCCAGATTTCGCCGTCCTCGAAAAATTCTTTCTTCCAAATCGGCACAATTTTTTTCAAGCGGTCAATCGCATAATGACACGCCTCGAAAGCGATGCGGCGATGCGCCGAAGTAACGATAATGACGACGCTCGACTGGCTGATTTCCATTCGCCCCAAACGATGAATGATGCCGAATCGGTTAATCGCCCATTGCTCGTGAACTTCGCGCCCGATTTGCGCCAGAGTTTTCAAAGCCATCGATTCATAGCCTTCATATTCGAGATAAAGGGTCGGGCGACCTTTGGTGTTGTTGCGCACCACGCCATCGAAAATCACTACCGCGCCTGAGTCGCCTTCAAGCAGGCGGGCGCGAAAATCCGCAATGTTTATCGGCGCTCTGGTGATTTCAAAAATATCTGCGTGTTCGTCTTCGCCGCCGCTTACCGGCGGCAAGATGGCGAGTTGGTCGTTATTGGATAGTGATTGATTCAATGAAGCGTACTCTTCGTTGACCGCAAACATCAGGCTGCGCTGCATTGCCGCAAGACGTGGAAACTCGGATTTAAGCATCGCAAACGCGCTTTCGACGGTTGCCGGTTGAATTACGCTGAGTTCGATTTGTTGTTTACCTGCAAACTCACGCGCCTGCCCGAATAATAAAACGGTGATCGTAATGGTATCGCTCATAAATTATTGATGATTGAAATTTCGATTTCGTTAAACACTTCGTCTTCGATTGTAAACGCTCGCAATTCCATCGGGTTTAAAAGTGAAATGATAAAGTAAATCGCATCCGGGTAAAAAGCCATCTCGACATCTACGCGCGAAGGGAAAGCCGGGCTGCGCGGATGCGAATGATAGATGCCGAGCATCTCTTCGCCCGCTTCACGAATTTGCCGCATGGCTTTGAATAACGCTTCGGGCGCGGCGAAATATCGCGTACAGGGTTTTTCCGCAACATTGGCGAGCGGATAGGTTGAAGCGATTTTATCGCCCCTGCCGCCAAGCAATCCGCAACACTCATTTGGCGCACATTGTAAAGCGTGGCTTTCGATTTTGCTGCGCGCCATTTCGCTAATGGTGATTTCTTCTCGGCTCATGGATTAACCCAATAAAAAAATTCTTCCTGACATTAATGATTAAATTTTCCCCGGCGTTTGAGAATCATCAGGGCAATGCATATTATAGTGCGGCTTGTGAAAGAGGGGAAAATACAAAGCGATTGATGCGGGAGTTTAATTGCTGAAAAATCGTAGACGTTAATAAACCATCTGAAAACCCTATGCTTTGGAGAAAATTTTTGATGAATAACAGAATGATTGAAGTTATGAATAACAAAATTTTGCTTTCAATCATTCTGTTATTCACTCTCGCGCATCCATTTTTTGCTGCGCCAAAAAATATTAAATTAAAACCGACGCCGCAGAAATCCCGCGCGTTTTACAACGCTGATGACTCACAAATTCCCGCAACGATTCGCCAAGGGCTGGCAATGCCCAAATCTAATGCCCAATCAAACAACGGCAACTGGCGCGTAGAAGACGATGCCTTCGTCCGTGAATCGCCAACCAAACTCCGGCTTTCATTCAAAGAAGGTTTGCCCATCGGGAATCTCAAAACCATCGCCATCACCACGGACGGCGCGGTGTGGGCTGGCGGCAATGAAGGACTGGTGCGTTATCAGAAAGCTCTGCATCCGTGGGATAGGTGGCAATATTTTGCCGGCAAACGCTACTTGCCATCCGACGAAGTCATCGCCTTGGTTGCCGGTGAAGCTGGCTCCATCTGGGCGCGAACTTCTGCGGGCATCAGCCATATCGAAATGCGCCCGATGACGCTCGCTCAAAAAGCCGCGTACTTTGAAGAACGCATCGAAAAACGTCACAAACGACATGGATTGGTGGCGGATTCTCAATTTCTTGAATCCGGCAACACGGCTACTTCGCATCAATACCCGAATGATAATGATGGATTATGGACGGCGATTTATGCGGCGGCTGAATGTTTCCGTTATGCGGTGACCACAGACCGTGAAGCCTTGTCATCGGCTAAACAATCGCTTGAAGCCATGCTCAGGCTGGAATCGATCACCGGGCGTTCGGGTTATCCTGCACGTTCGTTTCGCCACAAAGATGAGCCGCGTCACAAAGACGGTTTCTGGTATTTCACGCCGGATAAAGAATGGGAATGGAAAAGTGATACCAGTTCGGATGAACTGGTCGGGCATTTTTTCGCTTATGCCATCGCTTATGATTTGTTGCCGGACGTTGAACTTAAAAAGAAAATTCAAGGCATCGTTCAGCGCATCACCGATCACATCATCGAGAACCAATATTACTTGATTGATGTCACCGGCAAGCCGACGCGCTGGGGGCGCTGGAGTCCAGAATATTTTGCTGACCCCGACGGGCATGAAGACAGCCCATTGAATGCGCTGGAACTCTTATCGTTTTGCAAGGTGGCGCATCACATCACCGGCGAAGCGCGGTTTGGGCGTGAGTATCGCAAGTTGATTGATGAACTCGGCTATCACCGGATTGTCACCGAATACCTGGAACGTGTGAAGGAGTTGAATTATTCGGATGAAGAGTTGGCGATGCTGTCGTTTTATCCGTTGATGCAATACGAAAAAGATGCGAGGTTATTGAAATTCTATCGCGAAGGCATGGCAGATTGGTGGGTGAACATCAAACGCGAAGCGAACCCATTGTGGACTTTCATTTATGCGGCGAGTCATCCGCAAAAAAATTCGCCGCTTGCCGACGCCGCGCGCACGCTTTATCGCATTCCGATGGATTTGACGAAATGGAGTGTCAGGAATATGCATCGTCGCGATGTGACGTTTGCCAAAGAACTCGACCGCCATAATGAACAAGAGATTCTGCAACTCTTAGCGCCCGATGAACGGCGGGTGATGCGTTGGAACAGCAATCCGTTTCAGCCCGACAGCAAAACCGATGGACGCGGCGAAGATGATGGCGCATTCTTTTTGCTGCCGTACTGGATGGGGCGTTATCATAAACTTATCGTTGAGTAGTTAAAAAAGTTCACGGTTTGGAATCGTTGGAAAACGATAGACGTTGAGTAAGCGGTCTCTGACCGCGCAAACTTTGTCAGTACCGCCTAGGTTAGCGGCGGGTTTAATTCCAGACCAACCAAAACTCGGAGAGAAGAACCAATGAAGAAATTATCCGCGATATTGATATTCGTAGTTCTGCTTTCAGGCTTTGCAATGGGAGAATCTCCCAAATCAATGTCTGACCCGAAGATGACCAAGGAAGAACGCGCGTATGTCATCAAGGCTTTGCTTGATGCAGACCAGGAGACCCTTGCTGCGATTGAAAAATTGACCGACGCGCAATGGAATTTCCGACCTGCGCCATTCAAATGGACGGTTGGTGAAACCGCCGAACACATCGCGCTTGCCGAAGGCTTATTATTCGCTCAGGTTGAACGCGCCCTTGCCGCGCCGGAAAATGCCGATTGGGAAACTAAAACGGCAAATAAAATGCAAATCATTGAAGGACCGCTTGCCAAACGTCAGGGCAGAGCGCAAGCGCCGGAACCGATTCAACCGATGAAGCGCAATATGTCGCGCCCGGAGATAATGAAACTCTTGAAAGAGAATCGCGCCAAGAGTTTGAAATTTGCGCGGGAAACCGACGCCAATATGAAGTCGCACACGCTTGATCATCCGTTCCCGATTTTCGGAACCCTGAATGCCTATCAATGGTTGTTGTATATCCCTATGCACAGCCTGCGTCATAACAAACAGATTGTCGAAATCAAAGCCAATCCCAATTTCCCGAAGTAACAAATATTACGTTGATAACATAAGTGCCAAAGTGTACACTTTGAGTTGTAAATAGTGAACCATCGTGGAATTGAAACAAAGGATGAATATTTCAACCAAAGAAGCAAGAGAGCAACTCTCTGACTTAATCAGTCGGGCTGCTTTTGCTAAAGAACGTATCATCTTAACGCGACACGGCAAGGCTGTGGCAGCTGTTGTGCCCATTGAAGATTATGATCTTCTCGAACAAATAGAGGATCGTATTGACCTTGAAGAGGCTCGTGCCGTGTTAGCCGAGACAAAGAAAAAAGGCACAATTCCATGGGAAAAACTAAAAGCGGAACTAGACCTCTAACCAATCAGGTTTACAAAATTGAATTTTCGCGCAAAGCCGAACGAGATTTCAAAAACCTGGAAAAATCTGTTCAAACCAGACTCAAACCGAAAATAGATTCGCTGGCTAAAAATCCTCGCCCTTCTGGTGTTAAAAAATTGGAGGGTGAAGAAGACCTCTACCGTGTCCGTGTCGGTGACTACCGAATTATTTATCAAATCCAAGATGACAAATTAATCGTTCTG is from Acidobacteriota bacterium and encodes:
- a CDS encoding Nramp family divalent metal transporter codes for the protein MATETSGKPVSTDHSTGIEAQSGLDPWKKAELPAPPNTAGIKILGVIGPGAIILGASIGSGEWLLGPAAFVKYGLTLLWVTGVAIVLQTIFNTEVMRYALYTGEPVITGFMRTRPSSTFWAWFYAVLSFFQVGWPAWAGSAAGAIFFLFAGRMAEASDSNTVYLISVATFLVCVAILVFSGKRIERTLEILNWTLIVCILGTLIVLCVLYGSSSKWLGAAAGFFAFDLESKSFSLFPAGADWFLIGAFAAYSGMGGVGNLMLSNYARDKGYGMGKVVGFIPAAVGGQQVKLAHTGSVFDINQESLSKWRGWWRIISIDQWSVFFIGAILGMGLPAILYTSAIQPGKEIRGLAVAAELAYAMSARGGAALTIILAIMSVWVLFKTQLDLIEGMARSVTDILWSGNERIRNWRGGDVRVVYYTVLTVVVIWGLLALRITQPIILLQLGANMAGLVFVFSAIHLVYLNTKFLPQALRPPMWRRAALIFMSVFYGFFVYLWLMGGIVPDKEKGFLFTFTKYW
- a CDS encoding AAA family ATPase: MIQLLSVKLKTKPRNSPVYPLNLPLVKNFTELSFDSPVTFFVGENGSGKSTLMEAIAAGVNAVTVGAEDVGRDKTLSGARRLGKELKFAWRTRNHRGFFLRAEDFFGFAKRVSHLMEEMDELAEAYKQKFTGYALGLAKGSALSQKRALIEKYGENLDANSHGESFLKLFQARFVAGGLYLLDEPEAPLSPLRQLSFLAMLKEMVAEDAQFIIATHSPILMAYPQATIYSFDHQPIKAVAYDDLEHVTLTRAFLNNPESFLRRL
- the gyrA gene encoding DNA gyrase subunit A — its product is MTEVIQRIPVNIEEEMKRSYLDYAMSVIIGRALPDARDGLKPVHRRILYSMHEQGLGPGKAYKKSATVVGDVLGKYHPHGDSAVYDAMVRMAQDFSLRYMLVDGQGNFGCFTGDTKIKLLDGTERTFEELSQLPPDEIFYVYSVDSAKRIVVGEGKHSRITRRNAELVELTFDDGSTVRCTPDHRFMLRDGTWKQAQHLTIEDSLMVGYFDTAPVNQETNDYLRVKQPTTGEFVFIHRLADEYNRKKGLTEKFNSAFVRHHKNGKRFDNRPSNIERMTWLEHLHLHAKQIRMLWETQEFREAQKKGVQDYYAKHPEVREIRRQRMIAQNKSEKFREENGKRVSKTLREKHKLNPEIAKRRGEYLRQLWQDADYRAKMSKALKGIEKRPLTSVQKRKISKIISEKSRLMWNDEGMRKFITQSIIKSLSDPKVRKKLSEHSRRLWQDPSYRAKYAQDHHKKMAMALWAKPETRPLHREKILRQWQDPNFKAAHLKGRKKYFARRIKENPQCMAQLTERAKIALTQKWKDENYKKKVMRTKIVGYASRLIAEFGKSQLTPECYDAHRNAQWIPNSNKVLSYFQSFEELITVASTHNHRVVSMRWLDEKVDVYDITVNEHHNFMLANGCIVHNSVDGDNAAAYRYTEARLTRIATELLADIDKDTVDFVPNYDESREEPTVLPARYPNLLVNGSGGIAVGMATNIPPHNLSEIIEATIYLIQNPNARLSTLMNYVPGPDFPTGGFIYGREGIKNAYETGRGSIVMRAKVAIDRGGRSGERIAIVVTAIPYQVNKSKLIERIAELINEKRIEGIADLRDESDREGMRIVMELKRDAIPDIVLNNLYKLTPMQQSFGMINLAIVNGQPRELNLVDTLNIFIEHRRDVVLRRTRYELRKAEARAHILEGLKKALDHLDAVISLIRKSKTSVEAREGLMAKFQFSEIQAKAILEMQLQRLTGLERQKLEDEYKEVIQRIAELQEIISNESVLRNVIVKELREVQHAYGDQRRTEIIEAGAELTIEDLIADEDMAITVTHSGYIKRTPVSVYRAQRRGGTGRRGASLKTEDVVDHIFVASAHSYVMIFTNKGKVHRLKVHEIPDAAAAGRGKAIVNLVNIPKEEKFAGILAVRDFEEGQFVVMVTRKGTIKKTELSEFANIRGSGIIAMGVDDDDELLAVELTDGTKKIFIATREGMAICFEETDVRSMGRPAYGVRGITLGKGDYVINVAAVSEGVEILSISENGFGKRTAIDEYRFQSRGGKGVINMKTSERNGMVVASMPVNDESQVLIITEQGKLIRVEAKGIRVSGRSTQGVKLIDTSDGDKVSAASLIEQQVEVTETNGVS
- a CDS encoding tetratricopeptide repeat protein, whose amino-acid sequence is MDLQQIEIQEIKIRDLLKSKKTLLVITLLLTLIFSSSLFLTSCKRGIEESLKRANKAWDAEDYETAVEEYERYLAAYPTGEPAQDARFQLANIYYFHLKRYEQARAHYVEFINQSPSHPNVFAARERLAEVLSELGRSYEAIAEYENLNLPDPDERRRIRLRIADLYYDHKNYSQALTEYEKVVSRADYDLMTEQALLREASIYHLTRSQPKLALPVYQRLATESADEKVKLRATYGVADCYAELFEIENAVKTLRSIELPAEQAYINKRISELEGRKREASQAREAVQKAGPQGSGEQ
- a CDS encoding molybdenum cofactor biosynthesis protein MoaE, yielding MSDTITITVLLFGQAREFAGKQQIELSVIQPATVESAFAMLKSEFPRLAAMQRSLMFAVNEEYASLNQSLSNNDQLAILPPVSGGEDEHADIFEITRAPINIADFRARLLEGDSGAVVIFDGVVRNNTKGRPTLYLEYEGYESMALKTLAQIGREVHEQWAINRFGIIHRLGRMEISQSSVVIIVTSAHRRIAFEACHYAIDRLKKIVPIWKKEFFEDGEIWVEGEPPEAEGKS
- a CDS encoding M67 family metallopeptidase, yielding MSREEITISEMARSKIESHALQCAPNECCGLLGGRGDKIASTYPLANVAEKPCTRYFAAPEALFKAMRQIREAGEEMLGIYHSHPRSPAFPSRVDVEMAFYPDAIYFIISLLNPMELRAFTIEDEVFNEIEISIINNL
- a CDS encoding DinB family protein yields the protein MKKLSAILIFVVLLSGFAMGESPKSMSDPKMTKEERAYVIKALLDADQETLAAIEKLTDAQWNFRPAPFKWTVGETAEHIALAEGLLFAQVERALAAPENADWETKTANKMQIIEGPLAKRQGRAQAPEPIQPMKRNMSRPEIMKLLKENRAKSLKFARETDANMKSHTLDHPFPIFGTLNAYQWLLYIPMHSLRHNKQIVEIKANPNFPK
- a CDS encoding type II toxin-antitoxin system Phd/YefM family antitoxin; translation: MNISTKEAREQLSDLISRAAFAKERIILTRHGKAVAAVVPIEDYDLLEQIEDRIDLEEARAVLAETKKKGTIPWEKLKAELDL
- a CDS encoding type II toxin-antitoxin system RelE/ParE family toxin translates to MGKTKSGTRPLTNQVYKIEFSRKAERDFKNLEKSVQTRLKPKIDSLAKNPRPSGVKKLEGEEDLYRVRVGDYRIIYQIQDDKLIVLVVKIGDRKEIYKK